One Novipirellula galeiformis genomic region harbors:
- a CDS encoding MFS transporter, protein MFFGSNASSVTRSNLRASLVDGASYGVMVGLGETYFAAFALAIGLGEVAAGLVGSVPLFFGGMAQLISPAAVRWFGLEQRWVVFCGTLQAASLIPIAIAAMFGSISLLWLLVFASLYWASGLATGPAWNTWIERVVPSRLRISYFARRTKWAQATTLAGLVGGGMLLQLAEQGDWVTIGFAIAFFGASLFRFLSVAMLAMHRTEVRADANIVSQSGASFGLPADSDSTADSVSNADSDSAAGSDSAADSDEKAKPQRGAAETGTPPSSIGISAIRLLGYLVLVQGMVQLSGPYFSPYMLEKLSLSYRDFVTLLAITFVSKVLALSFWGNFSRRYGAKRLLWTGGIGIVPIASLWIVSSNFWWLAIIQMLSGVVWAAYELGFFLLIFDAVPVSRRTKMLTLYNFANCTAWCGGAAIGGGVLAYFGASQEAYWILFGISSIGRFCALGLLLGIQPGRRLVSRVRVRVLGVRPNGAFLDSPVLPTLQRRSSTAAMLATKAD, encoded by the coding sequence ATGTTTTTTGGTTCCAACGCGTCGTCGGTAACGAGATCGAATCTCCGGGCGAGTCTCGTCGACGGAGCAAGTTATGGAGTGATGGTGGGGCTGGGGGAAACCTATTTTGCCGCCTTCGCGTTGGCGATCGGCCTTGGCGAAGTTGCCGCAGGTTTGGTTGGCAGCGTTCCGCTATTCTTTGGCGGAATGGCGCAGTTGATTTCCCCTGCAGCCGTGCGATGGTTCGGATTGGAACAACGTTGGGTCGTTTTCTGTGGCACGCTGCAAGCGGCCAGCCTGATTCCGATCGCGATCGCGGCCATGTTCGGTTCGATTTCATTGTTGTGGTTGTTGGTCTTCGCCTCGCTGTACTGGGCTTCTGGTTTGGCAACCGGACCGGCGTGGAATACCTGGATCGAGAGGGTTGTCCCCTCACGCTTACGCATTAGCTATTTCGCTCGTCGAACTAAGTGGGCGCAAGCGACCACCTTGGCTGGACTAGTCGGTGGCGGCATGCTGCTGCAGCTGGCTGAACAGGGCGACTGGGTTACGATCGGGTTTGCGATCGCCTTTTTTGGGGCCAGCTTGTTTCGCTTTTTATCCGTAGCCATGCTCGCGATGCACCGAACCGAGGTGCGGGCAGATGCGAACATTGTTTCGCAATCGGGAGCATCGTTTGGTTTGCCAGCGGACTCAGATTCTACAGCGGACTCCGTTAGTAATGCGGACTCGGATAGTGCAGCGGGCTCGGATAGTGCAGCGGATTCGGATGAGAAAGCGAAGCCGCAACGGGGAGCCGCAGAGACGGGGACGCCCCCCTCCTCTATTGGCATTTCTGCGATCCGCTTGCTCGGCTACCTCGTGTTGGTGCAAGGGATGGTTCAGCTCAGTGGGCCTTATTTCTCACCCTACATGCTCGAAAAGTTGTCGCTGTCCTATCGTGATTTCGTGACGTTGCTTGCAATCACGTTTGTTTCCAAGGTGCTTGCCCTGTCGTTTTGGGGGAATTTCAGTCGCCGGTACGGTGCGAAGCGATTGTTATGGACCGGTGGCATCGGCATCGTTCCGATTGCTTCGTTGTGGATTGTGTCGAGCAATTTTTGGTGGCTCGCGATCATCCAAATGCTCAGCGGAGTGGTGTGGGCGGCTTATGAGCTCGGTTTCTTTCTGTTGATCTTTGACGCGGTGCCTGTCAGCCGAAGAACCAAAATGCTGACGCTCTATAACTTCGCCAACTGCACCGCATGGTGCGGCGGTGCTGCGATCGGAGGCGGGGTTTTGGCCTACTTTGGTGCCAGCCAAGAAGCTTACTGGATCCTGTTCGGAATATCGTCGATCGGGCGTTTCTGCGCTCTCGGATTGCTGTTGGGAATTCAGCCGGGGCGAAGACTGGTCTCAAGGGTGCGAGTGCGTGTGCTTGGGGTTCGGCCCAATGGAGCGTTTCTCGATTCCCCGGTACTACCAACGCTCCAGCGGCGTTCGAGTACGGCGGCGATGCTTGCGACGAAGGCCGATTAG
- a CDS encoding bifunctional GNAT family N-acetyltransferase/carbon-nitrogen hydrolase family protein, protein MPSRGAEESDELDLSKFEWNLAVRPTTIADLDALLAIQAKCFPGMPMWTLEQIESQLERFPEGQFVVECDGKVIASCSSLLVHYDDNLEWHNWQKVADGGFIRNHVPGGDTMYGIEIMVDPDFRGMRLSRRLYQARKDVCRRMNVARMIIAGRIPGYHKHADELSAREYIERVVEKAIFDPVLTAQLANGFALQGLIPNYLPSDVESAGYATFLEWKNLDHNRTPTRRYRHSVEPVRIGAVQYQMRAVKDFEEFAHQARYFVDVAGDYKCDFLLFPELFTLQLLSCLPPQRPGSAARALSEFTPQYLELFTEMAISFNTNIIGGSHFVVEDDTLYNISYLFRRDGSIEKQYKLHITPSERRWWGVTGGDKVEVFDTDCGPISIQICYDCEFPEVSRIAAERGANMMFVPFNTDTRLGYLRVRLCAQARCIENHFYVAIAGCTGNLPFVENADIHYAQSAIFTPADVTFARDAIGAEANANVEMVIIHDVDLELLRRHREQGNVTNWRDRRTDMYQVNYKGGNEVRNI, encoded by the coding sequence ATTCCGTCCCGAGGCGCCGAAGAATCCGATGAACTCGATTTGTCAAAGTTTGAATGGAATCTGGCCGTTCGCCCGACCACGATCGCGGACCTGGATGCGTTGCTCGCCATCCAAGCGAAGTGCTTTCCCGGCATGCCGATGTGGACGCTCGAGCAGATTGAAAGCCAATTAGAACGGTTCCCCGAAGGCCAATTTGTTGTGGAGTGCGACGGCAAAGTCATCGCCTCGTGCAGCAGTCTGCTGGTCCACTACGACGACAATCTCGAGTGGCACAATTGGCAAAAGGTGGCCGATGGCGGCTTCATTCGCAACCACGTTCCCGGCGGGGATACGATGTACGGAATCGAGATCATGGTCGATCCCGATTTTCGAGGCATGCGTTTGTCACGTCGCTTGTACCAAGCTCGCAAAGATGTTTGCCGCCGTATGAACGTGGCTCGCATGATTATCGCGGGCCGCATCCCCGGTTACCACAAGCACGCCGACGAGCTGAGCGCCCGGGAATACATCGAGCGAGTGGTGGAAAAGGCGATCTTTGACCCTGTCTTGACCGCCCAGCTCGCCAACGGTTTTGCGCTGCAAGGCTTGATCCCCAACTACTTGCCGTCCGACGTCGAAAGTGCAGGGTACGCGACGTTCTTGGAGTGGAAAAATCTCGATCACAACCGCACGCCGACGCGGCGTTATCGCCACAGCGTGGAACCGGTTCGCATTGGTGCGGTTCAATATCAAATGCGTGCGGTGAAGGATTTTGAAGAATTTGCTCACCAAGCACGCTACTTCGTCGACGTCGCAGGCGATTACAAATGTGACTTCCTGTTGTTCCCCGAACTGTTCACGCTGCAACTGTTGTCCTGTTTGCCACCCCAACGTCCGGGCAGCGCCGCGCGAGCGCTTTCGGAGTTCACGCCCCAGTACCTTGAACTGTTCACCGAAATGGCGATTTCGTTTAACACGAACATCATTGGGGGTTCGCATTTCGTTGTCGAAGACGACACGCTCTACAACATCTCTTACTTGTTCCGCCGCGATGGCAGTATCGAGAAGCAATACAAATTGCATATCACCCCTAGCGAACGTCGTTGGTGGGGCGTCACGGGGGGCGACAAGGTCGAGGTCTTTGATACCGATTGCGGCCCCATCTCGATCCAAATCTGCTACGACTGTGAATTCCCCGAAGTCTCACGGATCGCCGCCGAGCGGGGTGCGAACATGATGTTTGTGCCGTTCAACACCGACACGCGACTGGGCTACCTACGCGTTCGGCTTTGCGCTCAAGCCCGCTGCATCGAGAACCATTTCTACGTCGCGATCGCAGGCTGTACCGGCAATTTGCCGTTCGTTGAAAACGCGGATATCCATTACGCTCAATCGGCAATTTTCACTCCCGCCGATGTCACCTTTGCGCGCGATGCGATCGGTGCCGAAGCGAACGCAAACGTCGAAATGGTGATCATCCACGATGTCGACTTGGAACTGTTGCGTCGTCACCGAGAACAAGGCAACGTCACCAATTGGCGTGACCGACGCACCGACATGTACCAAGTCAACTACAAAGGCGGCAACGAGGTTCGCAACATTTGA
- a CDS encoding cysteine peptidase family C39 domain-containing protein, whose translation MITPPFHHLPLSILAQPSDSDCGPTCLHAVYNYWKDDISLDQVIREIGQFTRGGTLAVQLACHALTRGYDATIVTYNLQFFDPTWFPPGRVNLPEKLIAQCEAKMSNDERFEIATESYLRFLELGGQVQMEPLEENLIVRTLVAGVPLLSGLSATFLYQEARERYQIRDESGRTGVSDDVGGEPVGHFVVMYGYDGQTGQVMLADPLQNNPIASTHLYTAPLSQVAAAILLGIATYDANLLMIRPRNHRSPGKAFANV comes from the coding sequence TTGATCACTCCACCATTTCATCACTTACCGCTGAGCATCCTTGCTCAACCGAGTGATTCCGATTGTGGTCCGACGTGCCTGCATGCGGTCTACAATTACTGGAAAGACGACATTTCGTTGGACCAAGTGATCCGTGAAATCGGCCAATTCACCCGCGGCGGAACGTTGGCGGTTCAGTTGGCGTGTCATGCGCTCACTCGCGGTTATGACGCCACGATCGTGACGTACAACCTTCAATTTTTTGACCCCACTTGGTTTCCCCCAGGCCGAGTCAACTTGCCTGAGAAGTTGATCGCGCAATGCGAGGCCAAGATGAGTAACGACGAACGATTTGAAATCGCGACGGAATCATATTTGCGTTTCTTGGAACTCGGTGGCCAAGTCCAAATGGAACCGCTCGAAGAAAATCTAATCGTCCGCACGCTGGTCGCCGGCGTGCCACTGTTGAGCGGGCTGAGCGCGACGTTCCTGTACCAAGAGGCGCGAGAACGTTATCAAATTCGCGACGAATCCGGGCGTACCGGCGTTTCCGACGACGTAGGGGGCGAGCCGGTCGGACACTTTGTGGTGATGTACGGCTACGACGGTCAAACCGGGCAAGTCATGTTAGCCGACCCGCTGCAAAATAATCCCATCGCGTCGACTCACCTCTACACCGCTCCTTTGTCCCAAGTCGCGGCGGCCATTTTGCTTGGCATCGCCACGTACGATGCAAACCTATTGATGATCCGACCACGGAATCATCGCTCCCCAGGAAAGGCTTTCGCAAATGTCTGA
- a CDS encoding RimK family protein, which yields MSDVIVTESQAGWIEAIEGVEVVDPREYLTDPRWNRRRGIKVYNLARSYRYQSFGYYVSLLAEARGHRPMPNVTAIQDLAGKANVRLLSPELDELIQHAFAPLTKDEFELSVYFGRNLAKRYDRLARELFNTFPCPLLRFQFSRRKEKWRLRRAEVIGIKSVPPAHWPFVARQAELHFAGRGAARSKKSSLRYDLAILHNPDEKELAPSDSKSLQKMIKAAASVGIRAELLTREDAGRLLEFDALFIRETTAVNHHTYRLARWAEREGLVVMDDPQSIIRCTNKVYLAEILDKAKIDVPKTIVIHRGNADQIISAIGLPCVLKRPDSAFSKGVTKAETEAELAEKLEEMFSHSELVIAQQFMQTDFDWRIGVLDGRAFFASKYHMARGHWQIAKYEDEGKQTFGKAETLPIELAPRRAVSTAVKAANLIGDGLYGVDVKESDGKFYVIEVNDNPNLDSGVEDAILREELYRRIMESFLRRIERRKAGEHAQ from the coding sequence ATGTCTGACGTGATCGTGACGGAATCGCAAGCAGGCTGGATTGAAGCGATCGAGGGGGTCGAGGTCGTGGACCCTCGTGAATACTTGACCGACCCGCGTTGGAACCGTCGCCGTGGGATCAAGGTTTACAACCTCGCTCGCTCCTACCGTTACCAAAGCTTCGGTTACTACGTTTCGCTATTAGCAGAAGCTCGAGGGCATCGCCCGATGCCCAACGTCACCGCGATCCAAGACCTAGCGGGCAAAGCCAACGTGCGCTTGCTGTCGCCCGAGTTGGATGAGTTGATTCAACATGCGTTTGCCCCGCTGACAAAAGACGAATTTGAGCTGAGCGTCTACTTTGGGCGTAACTTGGCCAAACGCTACGACCGCTTAGCACGAGAGCTGTTCAATACGTTCCCGTGTCCCTTATTGCGATTCCAATTTTCACGTCGCAAAGAAAAATGGCGACTTCGCCGAGCCGAAGTGATCGGCATCAAGTCGGTCCCGCCAGCCCATTGGCCGTTTGTCGCCCGGCAAGCCGAATTGCACTTCGCCGGTCGCGGCGCGGCGCGAAGCAAGAAAAGCTCGCTTCGTTACGATTTAGCAATCCTGCACAATCCCGACGAAAAGGAGCTCGCCCCGTCGGACTCTAAATCGCTTCAAAAAATGATCAAAGCGGCGGCCTCGGTCGGCATTCGCGCCGAGCTGCTGACCCGCGAAGACGCCGGACGGCTGCTGGAATTCGACGCGTTGTTCATTCGCGAAACCACGGCGGTCAATCACCACACCTATCGTCTAGCACGCTGGGCCGAGCGTGAAGGGCTCGTGGTGATGGATGATCCACAGTCGATTATCCGCTGCACCAACAAGGTGTATCTCGCGGAAATCCTCGATAAAGCAAAAATCGATGTCCCCAAGACCATCGTGATCCATCGCGGCAACGCCGATCAAATCATCTCGGCGATCGGATTGCCTTGTGTACTAAAACGTCCCGACAGCGCTTTTTCGAAAGGGGTGACCAAGGCAGAAACGGAAGCCGAATTGGCAGAAAAACTAGAGGAAATGTTTTCCCATTCCGAATTAGTGATCGCTCAACAATTCATGCAAACCGATTTCGATTGGCGAATCGGCGTCCTCGACGGACGCGCTTTTTTTGCCAGCAAGTACCACATGGCTCGCGGGCATTGGCAAATTGCCAAGTATGAAGACGAAGGAAAACAAACCTTCGGAAAAGCGGAAACGTTGCCGATCGAATTGGCGCCACGGCGTGCGGTTAGCACTGCGGTCAAGGCCGCCAACCTGATCGGCGATGGATTGTACGGCGTCGATGTCAAAGAAAGCGACGGTAAATTCTATGTCATCGAAGTCAACGACAATCCCAATCTCGACTCTGGGGTGGAAGATGCCATCCTACGCGAAGAGTTGTATCGCAGAATCATGGAATCATTCCTGAGACGCATTGAACGTCGCAAAGCGGGAGAACATGCTCAATGA
- a CDS encoding glutamate-cysteine ligase family protein translates to MSAASKRQLFEAFGVELEYVIVDRETLSVRSSADRVLQSLSHAMPGHFPSDFSERLCTWSNELALHVIELKNTDPIANLVRLPAQFEHALRAIEPSLEKLGLRLLPTSMHPWMNPTKETQLWPHEYGEIYKQYHHIFNCNSHGWANVQSVHLNVPFDGDEQFAKLHAAVRLVLPLLPALAASSPIVDAQISGWHSTRMKMYMAHCDRVPVMTGPIIPEPIFDEATYRREIFAPIAAAIKPLATGDSLQCEFLNARGAIARFDRGSVELRVMDVQEYPAADVSICAAVVAVLRALTQQKWTSTEAQKQMPTDRLRALLTECSIRAENTIIEDQEFLRQFGISDHSIRSGDLWQHLVQTLRAEDPTLDSLMAPLTIILEHGTLSTRMLNLIGDSLSPEGLLDAYDQVADCLQQWQPLLP, encoded by the coding sequence ATGAGTGCAGCAAGCAAACGGCAACTTTTTGAGGCCTTTGGCGTCGAACTGGAATACGTCATTGTCGATCGCGAAACATTGTCGGTGCGAAGCAGTGCGGACCGCGTGTTACAATCGCTCAGCCACGCGATGCCCGGTCACTTTCCCTCAGACTTTAGCGAGAGACTTTGCACATGGTCCAACGAGTTGGCGCTGCACGTCATTGAACTAAAGAACACCGATCCGATCGCCAATCTGGTTCGACTGCCGGCTCAATTCGAGCACGCACTAAGGGCGATTGAGCCCAGCTTGGAAAAGCTTGGTTTGCGTTTATTGCCGACGTCCATGCACCCTTGGATGAACCCTACCAAGGAAACCCAACTGTGGCCGCACGAGTATGGCGAGATCTACAAACAGTACCACCACATCTTCAATTGCAATTCGCATGGCTGGGCCAACGTGCAAAGCGTGCACCTCAATGTGCCGTTTGACGGTGACGAGCAATTCGCAAAACTGCACGCTGCGGTGCGATTGGTCCTGCCGCTGCTGCCCGCGTTGGCCGCGAGCTCCCCGATCGTGGATGCTCAGATCAGCGGATGGCATTCGACGCGAATGAAGATGTACATGGCCCATTGCGACCGTGTCCCCGTGATGACGGGGCCGATCATTCCGGAACCAATCTTTGACGAAGCCACTTATCGACGCGAAATTTTTGCACCGATTGCCGCCGCGATTAAACCGTTGGCCACGGGGGACTCCCTGCAGTGCGAGTTCCTGAATGCGCGTGGTGCGATCGCACGATTTGATCGCGGTTCGGTGGAACTCCGCGTCATGGACGTGCAAGAGTATCCGGCCGCGGACGTTTCGATCTGCGCCGCCGTAGTCGCGGTGCTACGCGCACTCACACAACAAAAATGGACATCGACCGAAGCGCAAAAGCAGATGCCCACCGATCGGCTCCGAGCCCTACTCACCGAGTGCTCCATCCGTGCCGAAAACACGATCATCGAAGACCAGGAATTCTTGCGACAGTTCGGAATCTCCGATCACTCGATACGTAGCGGCGATCTTTGGCAACACTTGGTCCAAACGCTGCGAGCGGAGGACCCGACGCTCGACAGTTTAATGGCTCCGTTGACGATCATCCTGGAACACGGCACGTTGTCGACTCGCATGCTCAATTTGATCGGAGACTCCTTGTCTCCCGAAGGGTTGCTGGATGCGTATGACCAAGTCGCCGATTGCTTGCAACAATGGCAACCGCTTTTGCCATGA
- a CDS encoding N-formylglutamate amidohydrolase, which translates to MSENCFLITCEHGGNDIPRAYAGLFSSPGAKRDLISHRGYDPGSLQIGRELSAALDAEIIASQTTRLLVDLNRSLHHPQLFSKYSSRLSAEERASLLSEHYHPYRTQVEGKIRSLLESSNRVVHLSVHTFTPRFRGTHRPLDLGILYDPNRREESRFSEQVVTRLAFRSSELSGPEFERLRLRVRHNEPYLGIDDGLTTHLRTQYPSPRYLGLEIEINNRYTRWQEKRKQTLTAALANAIQRVPIEL; encoded by the coding sequence ATGAGTGAGAATTGCTTCCTGATTACCTGCGAGCATGGCGGAAACGATATCCCGCGAGCTTATGCGGGCCTCTTTTCGTCGCCCGGCGCGAAACGCGATCTGATCAGCCATCGTGGATACGACCCCGGATCGTTGCAGATTGGCAGAGAGTTGTCCGCCGCACTTGATGCGGAAATCATCGCCTCGCAAACGACTCGATTGCTGGTGGATCTGAATCGCTCACTCCACCATCCCCAGCTATTTTCCAAATACTCGTCGCGGTTATCCGCTGAGGAACGAGCGTCGTTACTGAGCGAGCACTACCATCCCTACCGCACGCAAGTGGAGGGCAAGATCCGATCGCTGCTGGAATCATCCAACCGAGTCGTTCATCTTTCGGTCCATACATTTACGCCTCGATTTCGCGGCACGCATCGTCCGCTGGATCTCGGCATTTTGTACGATCCGAACCGCCGCGAAGAGAGCCGGTTTAGCGAACAGGTTGTCACCCGCCTTGCGTTTCGCAGCTCTGAATTAAGCGGTCCTGAATTTGAAAGACTGCGTCTGCGGGTGCGCCATAACGAACCGTACCTTGGTATTGACGACGGACTCACCACGCACTTGAGAACACAGTACCCTTCGCCAAGGTACCTGGGACTCGAGATCGAGATTAACAATCGCTATACGCGCTGGCAAGAAAAACGAAAGCAAACGCTGACCGCGGCGCTTGCTAACGCAATCCAACGCGTCCCCATCGAACTTTAA
- a CDS encoding Mur ligase family protein, with product MRHAAKSSFVLNAKSSETVKDSESTKDASPAQAESYSLAHLIPNARFFAGSDVVFSEIAESVQAAQTGELVVYHIGEEEPTAFIADALARGVAGILTEQILPCPLPQCVVGDVDLALAGFNANRLNRPDRRLLTIGVYGSAGKTATSLMVSQLLRNIGLRTSYQTDLGSCDGIVQSTASEGVPAAAPLVQWLADCCDAGAKTAVIELAEIDAKHGRYDAIEFDLLIITGSPLDDDDFGPSGLQCVLDRMTQSGVVVVSADSPAVLRIVQDHGANTFTYGVRKAADVTAKLIEQECGMSTLLVTNESVTAAMETPLCGAAMAANHVAAAAIGILLNQPLQEVVEHLGKLREIPGRMQCLSSFAAADVIIDAADSPERIGSSLRAARSMKQPGGRLWCVMSVDPNEDPLQLALSGNHLERFCDQSIVTCNADSKEHFLRASHAVLDGVEDCALVRLVANDRRAIQWAISAASPRDTILWVGGIQRSGAKQERERIQEICDWVSAAQDTRQEKTQTQTQPARTERTTGIPFMNGHPMILPMFKS from the coding sequence ATGCGTCATGCGGCCAAATCTTCGTTCGTTTTGAATGCGAAGTCTTCTGAGACCGTCAAGGATTCTGAGAGCACCAAGGATGCGAGCCCCGCTCAAGCCGAGTCGTATTCGCTGGCTCACTTGATTCCCAATGCAAGATTCTTCGCAGGCAGCGACGTCGTTTTTTCGGAGATCGCCGAAAGCGTGCAAGCAGCTCAGACGGGCGAGTTGGTGGTCTATCACATTGGTGAAGAGGAACCAACCGCATTTATCGCAGATGCCTTGGCACGTGGGGTCGCGGGGATTTTGACCGAACAAATTTTGCCTTGCCCGTTGCCGCAATGTGTGGTCGGCGATGTCGACTTGGCGTTGGCAGGATTCAATGCCAATCGACTCAATCGTCCCGACCGCCGCTTGTTAACGATCGGCGTTTACGGTTCGGCGGGCAAGACCGCCACGTCGTTGATGGTTTCTCAGTTGCTTCGCAACATTGGGCTCCGCACCTCCTACCAAACCGACCTCGGGTCATGTGATGGGATCGTGCAATCGACAGCGTCCGAGGGCGTTCCCGCGGCGGCGCCGTTGGTCCAGTGGCTTGCGGATTGCTGTGACGCGGGGGCAAAAACCGCGGTCATCGAATTGGCTGAAATCGATGCCAAGCACGGTCGTTACGATGCAATCGAATTTGATTTGCTGATCATCACCGGATCTCCGCTGGACGACGACGATTTTGGCCCTTCGGGATTGCAATGCGTGCTCGACCGGATGACGCAAAGCGGAGTCGTGGTTGTCTCGGCCGATTCTCCAGCGGTGCTTCGCATCGTTCAGGACCATGGTGCAAACACCTTCACCTACGGGGTACGTAAAGCCGCAGACGTGACGGCAAAATTGATCGAACAAGAATGCGGCATGTCCACGTTGCTGGTGACCAATGAATCCGTCACCGCGGCAATGGAAACCCCGTTGTGTGGTGCCGCGATGGCAGCGAACCATGTGGCCGCCGCAGCGATTGGGATTTTATTGAATCAACCCCTTCAAGAAGTGGTTGAGCATCTCGGCAAGCTACGCGAGATTCCGGGGCGGATGCAATGTTTAAGCTCGTTTGCCGCGGCCGATGTGATTATCGATGCAGCTGATTCGCCCGAGCGAATTGGATCATCCCTGCGTGCGGCGCGTTCGATGAAACAGCCTGGTGGACGGCTGTGGTGCGTGATGTCCGTGGATCCCAACGAAGATCCTTTGCAACTTGCACTCTCGGGCAACCATCTCGAGCGATTTTGTGACCAGTCGATCGTAACTTGTAACGCCGATTCGAAAGAGCATTTTCTGCGTGCTTCGCATGCCGTGCTCGATGGCGTCGAGGATTGTGCCCTGGTGCGTTTGGTTGCCAATGATCGCCGTGCGATCCAATGGGCGATCTCTGCAGCCTCACCACGCGATACGATTTTGTGGGTCGGTGGTATCCAGCGAAGCGGGGCGAAACAGGAACGCGAGCGGATTCAAGAAATCTGCGACTGGGTTTCTGCGGCCCAAGACACCCGCCAAGAAAAAACGCAAACGCAGACGCAACCAGCCCGTACGGAGCGCACGACCGGCATTCCATTCATGAATGGCCACCCGATGATCTTGCCAATGTTCAAAAGTTAA
- a CDS encoding uracil-DNA glycosylase: MLENISPPLDRDQLIMQAAALADHLHRAGVQWMPRPNEQAVQELKTRLFSPNAEAEGAGNAAASTMEAPGAGTQTPVSRPDSASLSAANPSAAKPTPAKTVPTKSAPATTSAPTAAGASPLLNAVAKPYPGASLPLAQRESELVALASEVAACQKCSQLARCRTHTVFGEGNANARVVFFGEAPGADEDREARPFVGKAGELLTKMIQACKFSRDDVYILNTVKCRPPGNRNPDPEEIANCRPYFEKQIELIRPEYIVCLGAVSGQALLDSKLSVGRLRGRFHPYFDSKVVVTYHPAYLLRNPAAKKAAWDDLQMMLRDAGLL; encoded by the coding sequence ATGCTCGAGAACATTTCACCCCCGTTGGATCGTGACCAATTGATCATGCAAGCCGCTGCGCTGGCCGATCATTTACACCGTGCGGGCGTTCAGTGGATGCCGCGGCCGAATGAACAAGCCGTCCAAGAGCTGAAGACGCGGCTGTTTTCGCCAAATGCGGAAGCGGAGGGAGCCGGAAATGCAGCGGCCTCGACGATGGAGGCACCGGGGGCCGGCACGCAAACCCCTGTGAGTCGTCCTGATTCGGCATCACTGTCTGCGGCAAACCCGTCTGCGGCAAAACCCACCCCCGCAAAGACGGTCCCCACAAAGTCAGCCCCTGCAACGACTTCCGCCCCCACCGCGGCAGGGGCGTCCCCCTTGCTTAACGCCGTCGCGAAGCCTTATCCCGGGGCCAGTTTACCGCTGGCTCAGCGTGAAAGTGAGCTCGTGGCATTGGCCAGCGAGGTCGCAGCCTGCCAAAAATGTTCACAACTCGCTCGCTGCCGAACCCACACCGTCTTTGGGGAAGGCAATGCGAACGCACGGGTGGTGTTCTTTGGCGAAGCTCCCGGTGCGGACGAAGATCGCGAAGCTCGCCCGTTTGTGGGCAAGGCCGGAGAGTTGCTCACCAAGATGATCCAAGCGTGTAAGTTCTCGCGTGACGATGTCTACATCCTTAACACCGTGAAATGCCGCCCCCCCGGTAATCGGAATCCCGACCCCGAAGAAATTGCGAATTGCCGCCCCTACTTTGAGAAACAGATTGAACTGATTCGGCCCGAGTACATCGTCTGCCTCGGTGCGGTCAGCGGCCAAGCACTGTTGGACAGTAAGCTTTCGGTGGGCCGTCTTCGCGGCCGTTTCCATCCGTATTTTGATAGCAAAGTTGTGGTGACCTATCACCCTGCCTACTTGCTACGAAACCCTGCGGCGAAGAAAGCGGCCTGGGATGATCTACAAATGATGCTCCGCGATGCTGGCTTGTTGTAA